The Megasphaera elsdenii DSM 20460 genome includes the window ACAAGGCATTGAATTCACCGATTACGGCACTTTGACGGGCGAACGCTGCGATTATCCGGACATTGCCAAGAAAGTCGCTGAAGCCGTCGCTGACGGTACCTTCGACCGGGGCATCCTCGTCTGCGGCACGGGCATCGGCATCGGCATTGCTGCCAACAAAGTCCACGGCATCCGGGCAGCTCTCTGCCACGACTGCTTCTCAGCAGAATATTGCCGCCGCCATAATGACGCTAACATCCTGACCATGGGCGGCCGCGTCATCGGTCCGGGCCTGGCCAGAGAAATCGTCCGCATCTTCCTCTCCACTGGTTTTGATGGCGGCCGCCACGCAGTCCGCGTCGCCAAAATTGCAGAAATGGATAAATAGGAAAGGAGATTTCACACATGCACGTACAAGTAAT containing:
- the rpiB gene encoding ribose 5-phosphate isomerase B; the protein is MKLVLGADHGGFDLKENIKEYLKEQGIEFTDYGTLTGERCDYPDIAKKVAEAVADGTFDRGILVCGTGIGIGIAANKVHGIRAALCHDCFSAEYCRRHNDANILTMGGRVIGPGLAREIVRIFLSTGFDGGRHAVRVAKIAEMDK